A region of Ovis canadensis isolate MfBH-ARS-UI-01 breed Bighorn chromosome 19, ARS-UI_OviCan_v2, whole genome shotgun sequence DNA encodes the following proteins:
- the ARPC4 gene encoding actin-related protein 2/3 complex subunit 4 isoform X3 — MRFMMMRAENFFILRRKPVEGYDISFLITNFHTEQMYKHKLVDFVIHFMEEIDKEISEMKLSVNARARIVAEEFLKNF; from the exons ATGCGCTTCATGATGATGCGAGCAGAGAACTTCTTTATCCTCCGAAGGAAACCAGTGGAG GGGTATGACATCAGCTTTCTGATCACCAACTTCCACACAGAGCAGATGTATAAGCACAAGTTGGTGGACTTTGTGATCCACTTCATGGAGGAAATTGACAAAGAAATTAGTGAGATGAAGCTGTCTGTCAATGCCCGTGCACGCATTGTGGCTGAGGAGTTCCTAAAAAAT